cccacacacacacacacacacactagcaccCAGACTCCCCTCCTTTCATCCTCGTCCTGGTCACCAGGTCACACACTCCCAGGTGATGTGTCTAAATCACCTGACTCCCGTTATTTCCTGACAACATGAACACGTGCAGATTTGTCGTCTGCGATttagtttttgttcttttttttttgtgcgtGATAGTTAGTTGTTTGGAGGCGGAGCTTATTTTAACTCTTTTAGCGGCATTCCAGAAACAGGGTTGGTCAGCTAAATTGCCCTGACCAGAGAACTCAGAGTTTTCACGTCTAGAGTGATTTCAACAAGTTCAACCAGTTTCCTGTGTCTTAAAAGCATCATCAATGGAGGCCAGATACCTGGATTCGCCATGGCAACCATGGAACATGTTACTGTTGCGTTATTTCATCTAAAACTCAACCATGCTGGTGGCCAGCCAGCTCACCGTGGGTCCTCCTgggagttgtttggtttgttgttgTTGCTCTGGTCCACCGTTCACCTGCTGTAATCCCGTTCCCGTTGTCTTGGCGTCAGATTAAACGCCACGTTTGGATTGGAGAGTTAATAAAGATtctcagatgagaagtgaaacattcTTAAAGAAGTCCCATTTTCATCGTTTTAACCCACCAGGATTGCTTTTCTCACGGAGCAGATTTTGGATATAACATTATTTCAGAAAGTGGATCTTTTTCCTTGGATATTAATTCCGTATCTGTTCTCACCTGCTGCCACTTCATCCTTCATGTTTTCTTCTCTTTTATGTGTTTGATGTATTTTACACCGATTGACTGAGTTAACAATCATGTTACTACAGATGAGTGTTGCgtcgaacagaaagagacacaaaCTTTGGCATTTTGGATCTGAGAATCTCTCGTTGAAAAGTAAAACCTTCCTAACAAAATAACCTGGGAATTTTTGTTCTTCTCCTGGGAAAAAAGAAGGAATTCTGCTGCAGTGTCAGTCAGATTGTTGAGGAACTCATGCAGAAACCTGTCAGCCAGAAGGTTTTGTTTACATCTGTTACCGCGGCGACGGAGTCAGAAATTTACTCCCTTCTCTGTCCGGAAAACCAGGAATACCGTCCGTCTGCATGGAGGTGTTGCTCTTCTGTCTTCTCCAGGTTTATCCCGTCTGTTTGCAGTTAGGAGTCGTGTGTTTAACGTATGGTGGAAGCGAGCTGAAGAAAGGGATTATGGGTAAACGGGCTGAGCTTTCAGCCTGCAGCTGCGTGATTCGGAGATCCCGTTTCTCGAGTGTGAGCTGctttcctcctcttctccacccaAACTGGCGTGACCTTTCTCTGGGCTGGCACTCGTTCACCATTCCCCTACGAGGCGGAGCCGTTCGGAGCCGGGGGGCGAAGCGCCCGGGCCCCACGGAGAGTCGGAGCAGGAGCTAAACATCAGAAAACAGAACATGACGTGAAATCCCTGAATGTTTTGCCAAATGATCGTCCGACTCCGTGCCGATTACCTCTCCGTGAAGTTTTGACAGTCCAATCAGGCACCCGTGTGTCTGACGCATTGGACTTCACTGTTTCTGCTCCTTACGGCCCGCTCGCTTAAGCCCGTCTTCATCTGCATACCTTTCAATTTGCGTAAAGGCAGGAGAGGAGAAATGCAAATGGCGCGAGGCGGAACGGAGCGTGTCCTCATCTGAACACAATCAGGCTCGCCGTCGCCCCGGGGCTGGCACCGTTCTGCTGCTGGCAGCCACGGCGCCGTGTGTTTAGCTAAATCAATGTGAAAGTCTGAGCGGAGCAGGAAAAGGAAGGTTTGGGCGTACATCTGTGAAACAAAATCTCCACTGTTCTTACCCTCCCTCGTCTCATTATTCAGACTAGGATTAATCACGAGACTGGAAGCACAGCTCAGTCACGCCGAGGGCAGCGCTCCCAGGCTTCTGCTGAACTCCACACCAGCTTCGTCTTCCCTTCTTTATTGGGAGCGGCTCGGTTTTGTTCGGGAGTTCACTGATTTTTGTCTTTTCAGTTTAATCAACAAGCTGCGAGCCTCGGCTCGTGTGGTTGAGAGCACGTCCTCCAACTCCCTCACAGTGACACCCCCCATCATTTTCTTCTCCTTCCTGTCTTCCTCcgcctctccctccctctgtccTTCCCTGAAATGTTGCCTTGCCGTTGGGCTATCAGGTCGGATCATTATTTCGCAGCTCAAACGGGCTGTCTGGACACGGGATCGGGGGATGAAGTGTCTCGTAGAGCTGGCAGCGGTAGCAGCAGCTTGGGCGGCCGGGACAGAGCTGTTGGCCTCGTCTCCCTCTCAACCTCACCTCGGTGCTCAGGATTACTCCGTTGTTTTCTGAGCAGCTCGGGATGACTAAAGCGCCTCGCAGAAAGACCCCTGTTAAAAGCACATCCGTCCATGGCTTCAGACCTGTGAAGGATGAGGAGCTGCACTTTGATACAGATCCGCCTGAAGGGGGCGTCTCACTCCGAGTTGTGTCAGCTGCAGCAAGAAGGCCAGGAGGAGCAAAATAAAACAGAGCAGGGAGAGGAGAAAAGGGAAAAGAGGACCTCCAACCCTAAATATTACACCTTCAGCTGGAGATGTGTCGCGTCAGCGCCCGTTCCAGATGAAGATGTATCTGGGTGCCGCTCGCCCGTCTCAGATGAAGGGCTGAAGCAGCGAGGGAGCTTTTTCAAAGCCAAGTCTGACAGAAGCAGCAGGATTCATGAATATGTCGTTTGCTGCCATCGTCTGTGTTCTCTGGCCCGCAGTAGGAAGAATCCTCCTCTCGGGCAGCGCCGACTCCACATCCACAGACAGGAAAAGATGTGTTGTTTTAGCCGCATGTACGGGTTGTTATCCTTAAAGGTGcactatgtagaaatgaagtaaaaaggaCATTCTGTGGTAAaatctggttactgcaaccactttacacaacactggagctttttgccggccgttgTCAGATTACAAACGCTGGCCCTGCAGTATAAGTTCGCAGGAGAAAGGGCACCCCCCACACTCTGATGGTAAACACCAGTTatgtctagggatgggtacctttgacatttgaatcgattctgtactaattcccggtacctaggaatcgataccggtacttaacggtaccaattttcgatacttttgagtgtttaatattttaattctcttttataattaaatatatatttttctcaatatgtaaccatatttgataaatatcacgataaataacatacaactgtttgtattttaacatcgtccttgtagttttataagctgatgattaaactgaagcaaacatctttactgtgaactaaatttactgcgtatcttcattccttttgccgtcttttttcatttgatttttcctactgggaagttagaatttccgaggagaaagtgaacgcaccattagctgataacaatggtggcaatggaataatttatcaagctaacgttatcttaaacagtttatttagctgctggagcagattaaaacgatgatgcctcacacttagatcgttgtcgctggtttcatcttcacccaatcacccgtcgcatttagtaaagtgaagccaaactttagagcgcgttcatgttcttccagtgggaaattcggagttcagaggagaaagtgaacgcatcattagcgaaacggaagctaacatatcaagctaacgttatcttaaacattttatttacctaccggagcagattaagatgaggatgtctcacttagatcgttgtcgctggtttcatcatcacccagttacccatcacatttagtgaagtggacccaagctttagcgtgcgttctttctaccatgctgctctgtttacaactggctcgcagtgaccgacgacataacgctcttgcgcatgcgcagctgtctaggcaagttctcgttatgaaggacgggtaccgaaatgaggcgccgtttcaaatgacgtgaatcggtgctcagtcagttctatggaattcggtacccatcgttaGTTACTTCCCTCCTGCctatgttttgaaaggagaaaactgacAATCCAGCAACTTTCCTTCATAaacgactgaaacattagactcttttgtgaaattctcactatattcttacatactgcacctttaaaaaacACATTCAGAGACCAGTTTATCCCAACTTCTCTCTTTATGCTTAGAAAATCTACAACCAGGAGCTCGGCTACATTTAAATCACCACAAATATGTTAAAGTGACCGTTTATAATCGCAGAGGATTAAGCTGTCATTCTTTGTCTTTGTGAAACACTAATCAGAACACGGCTGTAATAATTACTGATTGTTTAGCAAAAAGATTTGCAGTGTTTAGGTGTAACTTAATTAGATCTCGTTCTAATAGGAGCTTAACATCGAGCCACAAGCCTCATTAACACAACCCCCCACCCATATGAGGAATACATAAAAAAACTCCTTTTCTGATGATTGTCCTCATGTTCGCGTGCACATATCTCCCTCCTCTCTGTGTTTTCCGTGGTAGCGGTGAATGATGGTGCCATCTGGTCTTGTGGGAAATTAGAGGCAGGCGTACGGGGGCAAATGGCCCCCAGCAAGCCCTGCCCGGGAGTGAGAGGCAGGCAATCTGCTGCACACAGGAATGCACCATCCCACTCCACTGGAGCCCCACCGACGGCCCTCAGAGAGCCGGCTCGCTAAAACATGCTAAAGGCTAGCAAAGCCGAGCGAAGAGCCACGGTGGAGGAGAGGTGCGGCGTGGCGTTTATGGGGAGTGTTGTCCTGCAGGTCATTGGCCCTCACAGCTtatcattattgttgttgttgttattattatttgtcCTTTTGTGAGCGGTCTTATCTTTATTTTACtagcatttgtttttatttaaataaaaatgatcagAAAATGAAACTTTTTGACGTTTTAAGTGTTTTTTGTGTAAaacaaaaattataaataattcctgaacagcctcagtttagagaaacataGTTCACGTTGCTGCCATCTTAAATCAGCCGCATTCTTAATGTGATGTTATTTTGTAAACATTTTCATCTCCAGCAGCCTCCATGTTATGGGATTATTTAGTCAgaaaaattaaagagcaagtcaccccctaccagagtataactcaactcccacttcctgtttgaaaaatgcaacaaatgctttgcctagcagaccgagagggcggagccactgacaaatacacacacacagaggctcacaacgactttgtgacatcatatggtaccagctaactttctagggtacctcttagccaatagcgatgacatttaaatttaaatgcagtgcagagtttttacctgacaacggcacaacactgaccgttttaggcagaaaatgaactaaaatgcactaaagtgcaaaactactgactacacgtgtctgcagcacaattagacacacatttataaagtttatcaggaaaaaagttgatttgggggtgacttgctctttaagattttACTGCTGTACTGACTTTACTCTTTTTATTTCTTTGCTTTAATCAAAGTCTAAATAAAGTCCAtgttgattttcaagaaactcctgaagactcgGCTCTTCTAAACTAGGACCCTCCCAGCACCCGTCCCCACTCCGTGTTCGCTTCCCTCTGTGATTGATTATGCTGCCTGACTGACTGAatggtgtttgttgttagcctcaagggcagccggatggcttgattatcacctgtaagtcgctttggacaaaagcgtctgctaaatacataaatatgcaCAAAAGACCAGATGTCATTTCTGATGATTTACAGATGATTGCTAAATAAAAATGCACGTTTAAAGCTTTACAAATGTCTCCAGACCACTAAATGAATCAGAACCGCAGTTAAAATACGGTACACTTTAGTGGTTTTTAACCTGTTTGGATGCTTTTGGTGGCGACAGACTCACAGAAATCGCTTTCATTTGTTTTAGATTTGCATAAAAACGTCTCTATTGGGCTTGTTGTGCATGAAGACACGGGAAACATGATGTCACTTGGATTAGGAGGAACCAGCTCGGCATCAGTCATGCAGATTTAAAAACTCTTTGAAACTTAAAACAGGAACAGAATCACGTGGTAAATTCATCGGAGGGAATTTTCTTGTCCGGTTGATTCATTTTAAAGACAAATCCCACTATAAGTGAGAAATGAAAGCTGGAATGAAGATTGGGACGTTTTTGGACACAGCCACACACTTCGGTctctgactagccgttagcttgtcagtcCCTCGCTCTTTCTCTGAACAGAGTGTTCAGGACTCTCTCTCCAGCTTCTACACAGAAACACGATTCAAACAGCTGAGATACGCATTTAACACCGACGCCGCTGACATCACCGCATGATGTAATGATACTCTCCTATAGCAAAGGTTTGGTTCTCTAACAGAAGGAAATCGGACGATATTCTTTCAAAAGGATGTCGTAGTTCACTGATCCATGACTGCAGTCAGTTATTAGCTCCTCCATGCATACCTGTGCTGCCCAACTGCTTTCTCACTCCTGTAGAAAGGTCAAACGACAGAGGGCCACTGGTGGAGGAGTGACAAAACAGTCCTGAGATGCTTTATCCAGAGTTCAGACCTAACCGGTGCTTGTTCCTGTTAACTCACCGCTCTCCTCTCCGCTCTCGGCCGTCTGCTCAGGACTTCCACCTGCTCTACGAGGAGGCCCGCTACTACCAGCTGACGCCCATGATCAAGGAGCTGGAGCGCTGGAAGCAGGAGCGCGAGCAGCGGAGGATGGCGCAGCCCTGCGACTGCTTGGTGGTCCGGGTCACGCCCGACCTTGGCGAGAGGATCGCCCTGAGCGGCGAGAAGGTCCTCATAGAGGAGATCTTCCCCGAGACTGGAGATGTCATGTGTAACTCCGTCAACGCTGGCTGGAACCAGGACCCAACGCACGTCATCCGCTTCCCCCTCAACGGCTACTGCAGGCTCAACTCCGTCCAGGTAACTCGCCTCCGCACACCCACAGGGTTCCATCATCACACGGGCGAGGTCACCTGATGTGGCTGGAGTGCTTATTCCTTATTAATACAAAGGAATCACAGTAACATCTAATGGTAGATCGTTTCTGTTCTGGCGCTACAGCAAGAGTATGGAAAGCAACGCTTATATCAAACACGAAGCCAGTCCTAGTCGACGGTCTCCATTTTTATAAAAACAGGGAAATCTGCGTTATTTCTGTAGTTTGAGTGTTGGAGGAGCCGTTCAGGCTGCAGATACACAAAGTTGGAGGATAAAATGAATCCAGAACGGGTCTGGTGAGAATATTAAACTAACAATAAGAaagcaaatatatatattttttcataaaAAGTGCAAAAATTAAGTTACTGTAAGCGTTTTGGTGAAACCCTCAGTAGGATGATGCGTCGACGGCAGAGATTTAGCTACATTTGAAGGATGTGGTTCTAAAAAAGGTGTTTATGTCTAAAAGTTATAAAAAATGACTCCGCTAGTGGCAGAGTTTAGAGTTAGCTAACGGCTAGCTAGCTCCTTCCACCCCATTCGGTCCACGTGCTGTTGGGTTTGTTTCAGAGATGTTTCATCTTCAGTTTCTGAGAGTTACGGTAACCAGCTTGGGTTTGTTTCCTGTATTCATGCAGAGACGTTCTGCTGGGTGACACAGGTCCTTTTCAGCGACGTTGGCTGTTTTCTGCCACCGTCTGGCTGGTTAGGGTCTGTGACTGATGGACAGCGGCCTCCTCGCAGAAGGACGCGTGTCCGTCTGCAGATCCGTGAGGTCATAAACCTTCTGCAGGCTCTCGATGTTTGACCCTTCATGTCGGAGTTTTTGATGCAGAGGAGATAAAAATTGTCGTTAACCAGCGAAGCGTGGAGGTGAAATGTTAGAAAACAACCTCGGAGGAGTCGTTTTCTGGTGAGGTCTGAAGCAGGAAgatggagggtgtgtgtgtgtgtgtgtgtgtgtgggggggggggggggtgtaacggTCTCACACCACAGGCCCGATATAACACACTTTGGTGCCTGCAGCCATGAACAGACTAACACGCAGAGGAGCCTTCACCCCTCCAGCACCCAGAGAGCGCCTCTCGCAGGCGGGCTGGTGCGCTCTGacacacccccccacacacacacacacactcacacacctccAGGGAGGTGAGCACAGCGAGCGGGACAAAGCGTGCGTGTACTGCGGCCATGTTTTCCTGCAAGaaacaaaaaaaggagaagaggagCAATGGAAAGAGGGGAAATGAAATGCATAATTTAGGCTTCACTCCTTTTTGAGACACGGCTCCTTTTTTAAAAAGGCTCCAACAGAACGGCGCTCAGGGCCATTGGAATACACGTATTGCATTTTTTAATACCATACTTACAATTTCTCAAACAGCCTAAACCAGTTTATACTTCTTTTATAGATTTTTAAATGACTTACAATATAATTAATTGGCCGCATCAACTAacacaacacccccccccccaccccccaccctcgtGTTTAGACTGGTTCCAGGATGTGAGCTCATCAGACTCTTTATCCTATTGGGCTTGTATTAAGCTGCTGCTGAGCTGAGATCAGCAGGAGGAGCTGGACCTCCAGTGTTTCTCCAGGAGCAGTGCTGGGCTCAGACTGGGGCTCCTCGAGGGTTAAAGGGCAATTTCAGCCATTTTAAGTGTGCTTCTGCCACGAAAGCATCATCTGTGGCTTCCTGGTCAGATGTTACGTCACTCCTTATATGGTAATGCTGTCAGTGTGCCAGAAAAATGACGCTTCAGCGCGACTTTTGAGCTCGGAAATGAAGTGAAAAGACCAAAGGAtcgccagcgtgtgaatggatgaatgacagttgtagtgtaaagcgctttggagtcctctgactctgaaagcctTTAGAGACACAGAACGTTCTGACCGGCCCAGATCGCTGAGCCTCGGTGGATCAGGACACGAGATGCAGATTCTGCTGGTTCTCCCTAAAGGAGGTGTTCCCATCACCTCGCCTCACCTGAGAGACAATGAGCCTGTCTGATGTCAGGCCCAGGCGCCGACCCAGGGGAACAAACACAGAACCGCACCCTGTCCACGGGGCGAGAACACTCAGAAAGAGAGTTTTACTCTCAGAGATATTTTAACCTCTCAGAGTACAAAGAGTTCTGGTCTAATCCAGTTTTTTCTCGCCGTCCCGCTGAAATAATCCCAGGAATCCTCTTTTATGATGCCTGTAATTACAGTTTGTAAACAAGGATCGATCCAACCGTTTTGCATCTATCTGGGAAATAAACTGGAAGCAAAATCCATCGCTATTTTGTTGTTTAATGCAAATTTATCAAATCTTTAGTTCTTCTGCATCAGTGAAGGAGAAAGTAAGATCAAACCTCCCCACCAAGGCTGATTATTGTCCATTGAGCCACGAGTGGAATTTGAGGAATAATGCGAACCACCGGCTCTGTGATGCAGATCCAGAGCCGAGGAGCGTTAACGGGAGGGAAAATATTTAGCCAGAGAGTCGTTGAGGTGTGCACACCCACGTCCCAGAGCTGGAGCCCGGCCAGCTGCTCCATTCATCACCGTGATGAAGCACTCGGATCAGACCAGAGCCAATCCGTCCTTCATCAACGTGACAGCAGACCGTCACCCCGCTGCCCAGGCGGGGAACGCAACACGGCGCAACACACTCTTACACGTCACCGCTGCCACTCCATCAATCCTGGAGGAGCTGATCGGAGAGAGCAAAGCCCGTCAGAGCAGACAAGGCCACACAAACGCCTCAGCAGAGCTCCTCGGGGAGGTGTTCCCATCACCTCGCCTCCTTCCATGAAGTAATCCTCGCCTCACCTGAGAGACTATGAGCCTGTCTGATGTCAGGCCCAGGCGCCTCTCTCctaggagaggggaggggaggggaggagaaaTAAGGAGAAATAAGGAGaaagaggggaggagaggagaggaggagaaatAAGGAGAAAGAGGGGAGGGGATGAGAAATAAGGAGAAataggggaggagaggagaaataaGGAGAAAGAGGGGAgaagaggggaggggaggagaggaggagaaatAAGGAGaaagaggggaggagaggagaggggagaagAGGAGAAATAAGGAGaaagaggggaggagaggagaggggagaagAGGAGAAATAAGGAGAAAGAGGGGAGGGGgaaagagaggagaggggaggggagacgaGGAGGAGAAATAAGGAGAAAGAGGGGAGGAGggaaagagaggagaggagagaggagaagagaagaggaggagaaatagggaaagagaggagaggagagaggagaagagaagaggaggagaaatagggaaggagaggagaggggaggagggaaagagaagaggagagagggAGGGGAGAAGAGAGGAGAAAGAGGGGAGaagaggaaaggagaggagaggaggggagaagaggagaggagaggagaggagaggaggggagagagGGAGGGGAGAAGAGAGGAGAAAGAGGGGAGaagaggaaaggagaggagaggaggggaggggaggaacCATTAATGCTGAAGTTAGGAGGTTCCTCATGGAGCTCCACAGGAAGCAGATTCCAGATTAAACCTACAGACTCATTCTGCCAGATTAGTCATCTATTCTTCCACAGCTAGAACGTGTTTCTAcactgatgatgttgatgatgatgaaggtccgGAGGCTTTCAGAACTGCAGGTTCTGTCGTgggttgttggttttttttttttgagcaaATTTTCAAATACTTCCAGAAATGTTCCTTCTCTTTAGGTGCGGATGTGTTTGCAGAGGAGAAATAAAAAAGCAACTGAACTGTGACCAGAAAATTTAGCTCCACCATCATTTGTTTGATGCGTCATGTGACCCGGCCTAGAAATGCCACCTTCTGAAAAGCATCAGTTGTACTAATTTGGTACAATTCAGATTTCTGAAAGGCACATTTGATAGTTTTTGCTTGCTTTAGCTCCCCCTACAGTCCATTATAATTCATAAAgctgaaagtgaaacttatctcctagcTGTGTGTTCGTGttgttaacaccttaatctacagttgaaatgtctcccagccttcattaatgtctacaagagtggttcatcactaaattaaacaaaccagaTGTGTTCTtgtctaaaacatgcagactCCAGAACCAGCACCTGTGACAGGGTGAGTGTCCTGCATCCCGACTGATCAGACGCCCTGGCTACTCGGCCAAGGGgacgtccctttggctgactggttagtgagcGTGACTCTCACTCAGGTGTACGAGGATcggatcccgcccgggccctcgtttctccacctcgcCACACGTGTCTGCCTTTAGTGTCGACTAACAGACTGGTCcggacactctgaagttgcaagtgcggtattctggccacagagggatcTGAGTGACATGTTATTAACGCTGTAACGGGTCACGTAAGCACATCATGGCTCAAGAACATGATTTACAAATATGAAAATGTTTGCCTTTAATTATTGAGAAGGCCCCAAATTAGAAAATTCCAGAAATATCAGTTATGATCTTGTTTGAATGGAACGCAACAGTGAAGATTTTCTGGTATAAAATAGGAACGTATCTGGTGGCTGACATAGCTCTTCATCAGGGCCAGTTTCAGGTAGAGTCAGGCACATCCACGGGCATCCCAGGGCTATGTCCacattttatttaaagagcaagtcaccccctaccagagtattactccactcccacttcctgtttgaaaaatgcaacaaatgctgttgcctagcagaccgagagggcggagccgctaacaaatacacacacacacacaggctcacaacgacattgtgacatcatatggtaccagctaacgttctagggtacctcttagccaatagcggtggcagatttaaattcaaatgcagtgcagagtttttacctgacaacggcacaacactgacagtttcaggcagaaaattaaaattttaaataaaaagcactaaagtgcaaaactattgacgacacgtgtctgcagcacgattagacacacatttatatagtttatcaggaaaaaaagttgatttgggggtgacttgctctttaaataaatatttacgcGACTGAAAAACCTTTACTTGGTAAATGCTCAAACTCGTCCAAGGTTTCTTTTTATTTACCTGTTTTATGTTAACTACTTGGTCCGTTGGTCCATCCG
This genomic window from Nothobranchius furzeri strain GRZ-AD chromosome 9, NfurGRZ-RIMD1, whole genome shotgun sequence contains:
- the LOC107382092 gene encoding BTB/POZ domain-containing protein kctd15 isoform X4, whose protein sequence is MFETEGRSMSRLSLTRSPVSPLAAQGIPLPAQLTKANAPVHIDVGGHMYTSSLATLTKYPDSRISRLFNGTEPIVLDSLKQHYFIDRDGEIFRYILSFLRTSKLLLPEDFRDFHLLYEEARYYQLTPMIKELERWKQEREQRRMAQPCDCLVVRVTPDLGERIALSGEKVLIEEIFPETGDVMCNSVNAGWNQDPTHVIRFPLNGYCRLNSVQVRMCLQRRNKKATEL